A window of Salvia splendens isolate huo1 chromosome 8, SspV2, whole genome shotgun sequence genomic DNA:
AGACCACGTGCAAATATAGCAGCAAAAGCTTTCATTCTCTCCAACGGCAACGATACACCAATCTCCAATCCGCCGTCGGAATCCCTAGAATTACACAACGACATCCCGTAGGTCTCACCGTCAATAGACAGCACCTCCACCTTCCTCGCCTTCCCCCACCCGAAATCCGCCGCATACAGATCGAATTTCGGCGAATCAGTCACACACAAACTCCTCATCCCCATATACTTCACCACTCCCGCCGGCCAATTCTCCACTCCTTTCAGAAATTCACACTTGTCATAAACTCTCCCCTTGATTTCACCGCCgatcgcctccgccgccgccggaaACCCCTCCTCCGACGCCAAACGCCCGTGCTCCAAGCTCGCCATTCCGCCGCCCAAGCAATTCCCGAAGTAATTCACCGGCACCGGCGGATCTATCATCGCGTTCGGCCTCCCTCTCGCGTCGGCGGAGAGGAAGTACACTTCCGTTTCCTTCCCGTCGATTTTCTCCCCGATCGCGTCCGCCGATTTTGACAGGCACGACCAGGCGTACGCCACCGCGACGACGAACGACGACCCCGGAGCGACGGAGATTTGCTTTTTCAGGTGTTGCAAGTGTTGTGGGGAGAGGATTAATGTAGATCTCACTCGCTGCGTCGGTGCCAGAGGCGCCGGCGACGGATTGACCGGGATCTGTTTCACCGCGTTCCAGAATATCGAGTGAACTCCGGCGGGATCCTTGACCACGGATCTGTCGAAAATCGGCGGAGTTTTTGTCGAAAATTCGCCGTCGCCGCCGGATTTGTTGATCTCGGCCCACGCCGAAATGAATCCGACGATCGATCTGGCGTCGCCGAGGCTGTGGTGGTTGGTGGCGCCGATGCAAAAACCGCGGCCGGGGAAGTGGGTCACCTGCAGGGCTAAAAGGGGGATTTTTTTATATCTGGCCTCGTCGGCGGGTTTTGGCAACGTGGGGATGAAATCGTGCAATTGGTCCGCGTCCCGAGGGTGATCCCCAATGACCTCGCCGAAATCGCGGCCAGATTCGGCGATCATGAGCGGGACGGAGTCGCCCGTGACGTAACGGAACAGGGGTTTTTGATCCGGATCCGAAGGGAAGAGTAGATTGGCCGAGGCAATTAGGTAGTGCTTGAGAGTGAGGGAAAGGGATTGCTTTAACCGCGGGATGACCGTGTCGAGGAAATCGGCCGATGAGCACGGGTGGTCGTAGAAGACGAGGCGGAGCGTGGGCGGGGTGTGAATCCACCATATGTCGAATAGGGTTAGCGGAAGCTTTAGCTCAACCGGGGCGTTGGGCGGAGGAGGGATTCGGACGGTTTCTCGTATGGTCAGCATCGATAAATTGTGTTTCATCCTCTATTCTATGATTTTTTATAGACATTATATGTGCATGATCCGAGTAGCATGCACTACATGATAGAGTGTGATGCGACTTTTTCAATTGTTTTTCCTAAATGTAGAATCTAATTGGATCATAACTTTAATTCGGTTGGAAAATTTTTGATTAATTCTTGAATAGTAAGTATAATCTTACATTCTTGACGTGGTGgtttactattatttatttcgATAGCTAGTATGACAATATGCATTCATTTGTCTATGAAACTGTTTTGACCACTAcaatttatacattgaactcaAGCATCGGTGTAGTAAATTCAACTCAAAGTCTAATTTAGTTTAATCCAGGTATGAACATTCAGCATCAATGTGTAACAAGAGGCGCACACATTTACACATGCCTAATAGAAAACATAAACTTCAAATTAATAAACTTGAAAACAAATTGTACTAACTCATGAATTTAGAGTTTTAGACCATCTTTAAACATAGAAGCAAAAGCCACCATCATCTCCTTTGGCAGCGACATACCGACGACCAAACCACCGCCGCCGGAGTTACACAACGACATCGAATACTTCCCTGTATCATCCAACGACATGACCTCCACCTTCCTCGCCTCCCCCCATCGGAAATCCGCCTCCGTCAAATCAAACTTCGGGGAACCCGACGCAACCAAAACCCTCACGCCCTTTAATTTCGGCACCTCCGACAGCCGATTTTCCGGACTTTTAAGAAACTCATCTCCATCGTAGATTTTCGACCTCATCTCCCCACCAATAGCCTCTGCCGCCACAACAAACCCATCCTCCGTCCAGACATACGCCGCCGCGACGACGAAAGTGGAGACTCGAACAAGGTTTGGCCTCGCAGACAAAATCAGATTCTTGAGCTTTTCTATATCAGATTGGCGGAGGATGAACGAAGCTCTCACTCTGTTTGTTGGAAATGGATTCGATAGCGCCGTTTTCAAAGGAATGTTCTTCATTACATTCCAGAAGATTCCATCAAGCCTACTAGAATCTCCGAAAACAGAGGATCTCTCAAAAATCGGCAGAGATTCGCCGCTTTTCGACACGAACGCCTCGTCGTCACCGGATTTGTTGACCATAGCCCACGCCTTCACGAATCCGAGGCTGTGGTGGTTGCTCAAACCGATGCAGATTCCCCGGCCGGGAAAGAGAGTCGCCTGGGAAGACATCAGAGGGGTAATTTGGTAATTTTCTTCATCAGCCAGCAGggtcgccggcgccggcgtaTAACTGATCAGATTCTTTCGCGTGATTCGCGACGAGCTCGTCGAAGTCGAGGCTGGAGACGGCTATCGTGAGCGGGATGAAGTCGCCGGAGATGTAACGAAAAGCGGGTTTCGAGGCGTCGGTGTGGAGAGGGTAGAGGAGGTTTGTGGCGACGGGGAGATAGTGTTTgagagttagagagagagagagagtgtttgAGGTTTGGAACAATGGTGTTGAAGAATTCAGCTTCTGAACATGGGTGGTTGTAGAAGATGACGCGGCGGATCGGATTGAAATGCAGCCAAGTCATGTCGAAGAAGGAGAGCGGCAGGAAAAGCTCCGTGGCAGCGCCTGTGATAAGGGTGAAGTTCCCTTATCACGATAAAAGGCAGTCGCCGGAGCTTTGCcggtcgatcaaaccaagatttaagattgtaaaaagataaaatacggtaaaagctaaaaagataatttcatatttcttgattggaatagaagaatacaatatctcctatttataagactactccgacttagggaataagaaataaagatactaagaatatatggaaagatatgctaaatcaatactaaactaaataagagagatttggggatattcgtagagatattctacgtatcaactccccctcggttaaaatccaccttgtcctcaaggtgggaaccacgacacAATGAAGAGCTTCACGAACATAAGCTTTAGCGAGCTattccctcctggatcaaacgcacacCGAATAGGGAAGCGTCTCCCTTCCTCATCCCtatcaaaaatcatcaaaggaGGACCAATGTGATTATCAAAATTCAGCGTTAAAATGGATAGCTTGTCAACACGTCCAAGAACACTCAAATATAGCGTGTCATTGCGCGGTGGGATCAACCGTGCATCACCGGCGAGCAATGCTGGTCGATGATTCATTCCTGCAACATCACCACCATGCAAATCCCGTGTAACTTGCCACTCGCTCTCTTTGTCCAGCTCGCGGAACAATTGTTTTCCTTCACCCTTAGTGTATTTGAAGAAATTTTTCACATCTGAGTGATCATCCTTTGCATCCGCAATACACTCATCTGTGTCCTCGTTCAACAAAACACAAGTCTCAGTCACAGAAAGTATGCTCTGGCTTCCACTTTCTAATTGCTGCTGTGGCGACGGTTGATCGAGCACGGGCTGCGGTGGTAGCTGCTGGTGGACCCATGAGTGGTATTCCGTGGCCGAATCTTGCTGTTGCACGTAAGAACTCAGGCCAAAATAGGCCAGTTGTTCTGGCGGCACCGAATGCGGCTGGCGGTAGGGATCAGGCTCGTAtgtgggtggtggtggtgcgggtTGACGCTGACCCAGCTGGTCCCACGCCTCATGCCCATTGTGAGATTGGTGATCGGGGAACCGGTTGCCCCACGGCTGGAGCTGCTGCGACCGCGTCGACGGCGGCAACTCCCAGGTCGAGTTCCTCTCGCGCGATGTGGGCGGCAGCTCCCACGTCGACGACTGCTGCGGTGTGAAACCAGCCCGAAACGGGCCCGACGCACAACTAGGGTTAGGACGAAACCCCTTGGGCGGGCCCAAAAAGGCTGCGTTCGCCGGTGGCGGCGGCGTAGTGACTGATACAGCCGCAAACGGCTGTGTGAACGGCAAGGGACCCTCCAGCGGGCGTGAGTGTGCGCGGCTGTGCGGTGGCTCCGGATCCGGTCGCAGTGTATGGCGTGAGGATTGGCGGCGATCATACTCGTCCATGCGAGTCTGTAGCCGAGCCATACGCGCCAGAATATGCTCGATCATCACCTTAATCGGATCGAGGGAGGACGACTCGACCTCGACAATCTGACATGAGTtcatcaatgaaagcaccaattgttaagggtgaAGCTCCCTTAACACGATTCCGGCGACGACGAGAGGTCGACGACGGAGGGATAAAAGTGGACGTCTCGGGCTTTCCCCGGGATCAGCTCCAAACTAGGGTTGCgagaaaataaagaagacgaTAAAAGATAAAGTGACGATAAAAGataaattgatatttcttgaatggaatagaagaatacaatatctcctatttataggacTATTCTAACTTAgggaataagaaataaagatactaaaaatatatggaaagatatggcAAATCACTAAGTAACTAAATAATATGGTAGAGGGAATATTCATAAAGAtatctcgtatcaactcccccgcggttaaaatccaccttgtcctcaaggtgggaaccacgacacAACGAAGAGAGTCCGAAACAACAGCTTTGGCGAGATAACTCCCCCTGGATCAAATGCCCACCGAATAATTGAACGACTTCCTTCAATATTCCCATAAACATTCACCGAGTGAGGCTCGATACCTGCCGTGGATGACATATCGATGAATGGCACAAAAACCTTCTTCCCTTCGAGGAATGTCACAAACGCACTAGAGAATTCAATCAAGGTTGTGCCACAGAGCAACCTGTTATCAGCAGCATGTCGAGGCAACCACACACTATGTACCTTGACATTATGGCTGAAAAATGATTCTACTTGTTCAAGCTTGACATCATATGCCAGTGGAGATGCATCAATTGTCCTGTCATCTGCTTGCTTAATCACTTCCTCGGGCTTTGGAAGTTCAGTAACTCTACCAACCTTCTTCCCATCGTCAGAAATTTTCAGAAAAGTGGAGGTCTTCAGCGTTTCAGCCACGGCCTGAACCGTAACTTCTGATACATCTTCTGGTTTCACATCTCCTAAACTCAAGTGACCCTTCATTCGAGAGAATGAGCAAAGCAATGACAAGCTTACCATTCCATCTTCACTCTCGCTTATGGTTTTCATCAAAAAATTATCCCTCGGAAGATTATTGTCGCTAAAATAGAACTCCACCTGACGAATGACTTCCCTCGCTGTCTCATCGTCCAAGGGCGCCATTGCTGCTAGAGAGAGAGCAGGAGCTTGTTGGAGAGTAAATTGAGAGGGATGGAGCAGCGGTTTTTCTAGGGTTTTGGCCGTCCGAAACAACCCGATTTGGGGGATCGCCGCCAACCACCTCCGGCACGCGCGATATCCAATTAACTGTATCAGACCCGTTGAAGCACGGGGGTTTCATCTTCTCATAGCGCGGTTGTTCGAAACGAACCTGATCCAAACGGGGTGTGTCGTAGCGCGGGTGTTCGAAGCGAACATGATCCACACGGGAAGTGTCAGAGTAGCCCCCTCCCTCCAGGCGGCCCCATTCACCGTCCCATGCCGGACGACCTGATCGAATTTCCGGCCTCAGAGTCGGGTTATCCCACGCCGTGTGCAATCTGCTCCGACTCCCGAAGCCGCTGGGCCCGTCGCGATCCCACGGCGACGCGTGATGCGGCTCGCGTGATGACTGCCCGACACCAATTCCATCTTCGCGATCGCGATCCCACTGCAGTTGTCCAGTAGGGTTTGCGCGGTCCCACGGCGACGTTTGATGCAGCCCGTGTGAAAACTGCCCGCCGCCATAATCACCATAGCGATCCCAAGGGGAATTCCCATTAGGGTTCGCGTGAAAAGTGCTACGCGACGCAGGGCCGTCGCCGAACCCTAGTTGCGGGTGCGAAGAGACACCAGTCGCCCTCGTCAACACCGCACGATGCCGTGTCGTATCCTCTTTCCCTCGCTGCCAATCCGAGTCCGGTGGGTCCGGTTCGGGCCTCGGCGGTGGCTGAGCGATTGCCTCACGCTGCTCCGACGCTTCAATCCTAGCCTCCAGGAGGGCTAGCGACGCCAGTGAGGATTGGCGGCGATCATACTCGTCCATGCGAGTATGTAGCCGGGCCATACGCACCAAAATATGCTCGATCATCACCATAATCGGATCGAGGGAGGCCGACTCGACCGCGACAATCTAACATGAGTtcatcaatgaaagcaccaattgttatgATTGGTTGCATAATGTAGTACAATGTGGTCTCTTTCGCACCAGTACTTTTCGTCGGCGCCATTGGCGTCTCCTAAGACTGATTTGTCAAAAAGCAACGATGACGAGCAGCTTAAGTACTGCTTGTCTCCGTTGTGGATACTCATCTCGGCCTGGGCCGAGATGAACCTGGGCACGGATCTCGCGTCGCCGAGGCAGTGGTGATTGCTAAGACCGACGCAGATCCCGCGGCAGGGGAAAAGCGTCACCTGCATGGCGGCGAGAGGGGCAATTTTGTAATTTCCCTCCTCGGCCGCATGCGGAAGGAGGTCGGATTCTCTGATGTGGGATCCGGTGAGCTCGTCGAAGTCGCGGCCGGAGACGTAGCGGATTAGGGGGCGGAAATTGCCGGTGTGGAGAGGGTAGAGGAGATTTCCGGCGACGGGGAGAAAGTGTTGGAGGGTTAGAGAGAGGGTGTGTTTGAGGTTTGGAAGAATGGTGTTGGAGAATTCGGCTTCGGAACATGGGTGGTTGTAGAAGAGGAGGCGGCGGATGGGGTGGAAATGGATCCAAAAGATGTCGAAGAAGCGGAAATTTGAAAAGGCGGGTTTTAGATGTGCATCAGGAACTCGCACATCTGAGACGGGTCATTTCAAAATTGAATCTGAGTTCTGTTGATTTAAATCTGctcaaaataatttaacaagggaactattaattaaatttaggaTTTTGTCTCTTTAGATCGATTGTATCCATATTAGAACAAATATTCCATCATTACTTATGATATTTAATATAGAGGTGTAACTATTATTCATATCAATGTGGTTCTTTAAATGCCTgcaatcaaaataataaatactctctccgtttcatagtaatgaagacgtttcttttcggtacaaagattaagaaatattgtgttatgtgagttaagtaaatggagaataaagtgaaaaatgaaaaaggtaaagagatgaagagagaataaagtaagagagagtgaagtaggtgtggagaaatgtgttgactttactttaaaaaaatgattctaTTACTATGAACATAccaaatggcaaaatgactctattaccaaTGACGGATCCAGGAATCATTCATTGTGGGGtcgaataaatataaaatttaaatttattattattattattattgaaacaccccaactttttatacccattttatttcttttagttgagACTAATTTTGAGAagcccaaaaaaaataaaaaattaattatttattccaaatttGTAGTCAACTACTTgttcaaatatatttctccaaactccatcaccaaacgatttccccatatctccactccctaaaatctctccaaccaccaaatccatcaatatctatcagctttgcctatatatatatatatatatatatatatataatcaatcCCACAatctttctacacataaattcaataccaagaaaacGAGAATtagaggagaaagagagagtttgGGAGGGGAAGAAGAATAAGTCTTTGACGGAATTGCTGTCCACAAAAATTTCCGAACAACGGCAGTAGCCGAACGAGAAGCGTATTTAGTTATGGCGGGTGACAGGACGAGCGGCGGTGAGAATTTCCACGGCATGGGAGCGAGGTAGCGGTGGCCGGAGGAAGACCTCCGGCTGGACGGCGACAGATAGATGGGGCGACGGCGGAGCAGCAACGTCAGTTCAGCGACGGCGACGTCGGACTTGGACAAACCTGCAGCCTTGACCTTTTGCTTGAGCCGATCTATTCAGTGAAGGTATAAACCTTCCCCTTTATCTCAAATCTCCAGACATCAAGCATATCACTTTGTTGCACCAATCGAAACTCGAAATCGAAGTAAAATAAATCAAAGAGCAACCTTTTAAAGAATCAGAAtcaaaatttaataacttaactGCGGGGACTGTTTGGGGCGAATCGGGGCAGCGATGACGGTGAAACAGTACGAATAAGCAGCGGCTGATGCTTCGGTGCTGAGACACCGGGAGGGACGACCGTGGCGGCATGGATTCCGGTACAGCAGCGATTCGGCGAAACGATGAGCTCCTGGAGCATGggcattttaaaattttgaagatGCTGGGTGTGTTCTGTTTGAGGAAAGAGAGCTTGGTTGAATCTCAATTGGTGAGGAAAATCAAATGAGAGAAAGAGGTATACGTGTACGTGTACCccttttgtttatttgtttagtgCTTGTTTAATTCCTTTAGTAttatatttagagcatccacaatagcgcctagcgcaccgcctagccgagcgccggcgctaggcgaactattgcagccgcctagccgatttcgcggaaaaaaaccgcctagcgctcggcggttctgcggcgctaggcggtgcgctaggcgatccgctaggcgctattgctgcgtccggatcgcctagcgcaccgcctagcgcgaatttttatttttatttttgtttccgaaacactatatatacgcgacttgcccgtaattttcattcgcaccacttgtattaacgagtactctctctatcttaatttctgtacaagatcaacacctagaaatgagtaacgccggtggtagtggtgggagtggtggggatgctgaggagtacgagcgtataatgaacgaagcgctagaggcctatacgaaccgtgagattgatcaatggatgcagagggccttgcagccggcggtacctcgaccaaTGGTACACCGCCGAGctgtgattgatcgtgatcatgtagctacacatcagcgcctatacgaagactacttcgcacaggagccgcggttcaacgccaaccttttcaggcgccgttttaggatgcgcaggtccctgtttatgcgtattgttaacggattgaagcaacgatatctgtatttccgctttaggcacgatgcggctggcagacccggccacactcctattcaaaagtgcactgcggcaatccggcagttggcctacggaggcgctgcagacatgtgggatgagtacctccacatcggtgagacgactgccctggagtgtatgaagtattttctgtcagggcgtgattgaaatattcggtgatcagtaccttcgaagccctacccccaaTGACTGCcgggatctgctgcggatgcacggggaacagcatgggttcccagagatgttaggcagcatagattgtatgcattgggagtggaagaactgccccgctgcctggaaggggatgtacactaccggctacaagggaaagaatcccacgatgatcctcgaggccgtagctgattaccggctgtggatttggcatgcgtattttaggatagctggttcgaacaacgacctcaacgtcctcaactcgtcaccacttttcaacgagcagtgtcagggtgtcggtccgaccatcagttttgtcgccaacgacaaccgacatgatatgggctactacttagcggatgggatataccctaggtggcccgtctttgtgaagacgatccgatgcccaggagatgagaagaaggcctactttgcggcacggcaggagtcggcgc
This region includes:
- the LOC121746137 gene encoding malonyl-coenzyme:anthocyanin 5-O-glucoside-6'''-O-malonyltransferase-like, producing the protein MSSQATLFPGRGICIGLSNHHSLGFVKAWAMVNKSGDDEAFVSKSGESLPIFERSSVFGDSSRLDGIFWNVMKNIPLKTALSNPFPTNRVRASFILRQSDIEKLKNLILSARPNLVRVSTFVVAAAYVWTEDGFVVAAEAIGGEMRSKIYDGDEFLKSPENRLSEVPKLKGVRVLVASGSPKFDLTEADFRWGEARKVEVMSLDDTGKYSMSLCNSGGGGLVVGMSLPKEMMVAFASMFKDGLKL
- the LOC121743868 gene encoding malonyl-coenzyme:anthocyanin 5-O-glucoside-6'''-O-malonyltransferase-like, with translation MKHNLSMLTIRETVRIPPPPNAPVELKLPLTLFDIWWIHTPPTLRLVFYDHPCSSADFLDTVIPRLKQSLSLTLKHYLIASANLLFPSDPDQKPLFRYVTGDSVPLMIAESGRDFGEVIGDHPRDADQLHDFIPTLPKPADEARYKKIPLLALQVTHFPGRGFCIGATNHHSLGDARSIVGFISAWAEINKSGGDGEFSTKTPPIFDRSVVKDPAGVHSIFWNAVKQIPVNPSPAPLAPTQRVRSTLILSPQHLQHLKKQISVAPGSSFVVAVAYAWSCLSKSADAIGEKIDGKETEVYFLSADARGRPNAMIDPPVPVNYFGNCLGGGMASLEHGRLASEEGFPAAAEAIGGEIKGRVYDKCEFLKGVENWPAGVVKYMGMRSLCVTDSPKFDLYAADFGWGKARKVEVLSIDGETYGMSLCNSRDSDGGLEIGVSLPLERMKAFAAIFARGLKL
- the LOC121746138 gene encoding la protein 1-like, with the translated sequence MAPLDDETAREVIRQVEFYFSDNNLPRDNFLMKTISESEDGMVSLSLLCSFSRMKGHLSLGDVKPEDVSEVTVQAVAETLKTSTFLKISDDGKKVGRVTELPKPEEVIKQADDRTIDASPLAYDVKLEQVESFFSHNVKVHSVWLPRHAADNRLLCGTTLIEFSSAFVTFLEGKKVFVPFIDMSSTAGIEPHSVNVYGNIEGSRSIIRWAFDPGGVISPKLLFRTLFVVSWFPP